The Thermodesulfobacteriota bacterium genome includes a window with the following:
- a CDS encoding cytochrome c3 family protein: protein MMQRTLAIFLVATLGAWPAHSLVFRRAVTQPIAFNHRLHVEGNGLECVECHVYVLTQTFAGLPSLERCLECHETAVTDSAEEEKIRELAARGETLVWKRLYEVPDHVYSSHRRHVVAGGIDCAECHGPVAATTRPPARPLRALTMDFCMDCHRRRGASNDCLACHV, encoded by the coding sequence ATGATGCAGCGGACCCTCGCGATCTTCCTTGTGGCCACGCTCGGCGCCTGGCCGGCCCACTCCCTGGTCTTTCGCAGGGCGGTCACCCAGCCCATCGCGTTCAACCACCGGCTCCACGTCGAGGGCAACGGGCTCGAGTGCGTGGAGTGCCACGTTTACGTCCTCACCCAGACCTTCGCGGGCCTGCCGTCCCTGGAGCGCTGCCTGGAGTGTCACGAGACGGCGGTGACCGACTCCGCCGAGGAGGAAAAGATTCGGGAGCTGGCGGCTCGGGGCGAGACGCTGGTCTGGAAGCGGCTCTACGAGGTGCCGGACCACGTCTACTCCTCCCACCGCCGGCACGTGGTAGCCGGAGGAATCGACTGCGCCGAGTGCCACGGCCCCGTCGCCGCCACGACCCGGCCTCCGGCGCGCCCCCTGCGGGCCCTCACCATGGACTTCTGCATGGACTGCCACCGGCGCCGCGGGGCCAGCAACGACTGCCTCGCATGCCACGTGTAG